The following proteins come from a genomic window of Mycolicibacterium rufum:
- the pcrA gene encoding DNA helicase PcrA: MSIATEADELLDGLNPQQRQAVLHEGTPLLIVAGAGSGKTAVLTRRIAYLLAAREVGVGQVLAITFTNKAAAEMRERVAQLVGPRARNMWVSTFHSTCVRILRNQASLLPGLNSNFSIYDADDSRRLLLMIGKDMGLDTKKFSPRLLSNGISNLKNELIGPEQAAAEASEAAEDLARIIAEVYAEYQRRLRAANALDFDDLIGETVAVLQAFPQIAQYYRRRFRHILVDEYQDTNHAQYVLVRELVGTAASQDDPDGVAPAELCVVGDADQSIYAFRGATIRNIEDFERDYPSATTILLEQNYRSTQTILNAANAVIARNAGRREKRLWTDAGEGELIVGYVADNEHDEARFVAQEIDALADAHGSDGEFSYNDVAVFYRTNNSSRALEEVFIRAGIPYKVVGGVRFYERREIRDIVAYLRVLDNPGDSVSMRRILNTPRRGIGDRAEACVAVYAENTGSSFNDALVAAAEGRVPMLNTRAEKAIAGFVAMLDELRGGLDGELGELVESVLDRTGYRAELESSTDPQDLARLDNLNELVSVAHEFSIDLANARALAEDDAEPQDEDVPDTGVLASFLERVSLVADADDIPEHGSGVVTMMTLHTAKGLEFPVVFVTGWEDGMFPHMRALGDPVELSEERRLAYVGITRARQRLYLSRAKVRSSWGQPMLNPESRFLREIPQELIHWRRVEQPSSPFSAPVSGAGRFGTPRPSPSRPAAGKRPLLVLEPGDRVTHDKYGLGRVEEVSGMGESAMSLIDFGSAGRVKLMHNHAPVSKL, translated from the coding sequence ATGTCGATTGCAACCGAAGCCGATGAGCTCCTCGACGGGCTCAACCCCCAGCAGCGTCAGGCCGTCCTGCACGAGGGCACGCCGCTGCTGATCGTCGCCGGGGCGGGCTCCGGCAAGACCGCCGTGCTCACCCGGCGCATCGCCTACCTGCTCGCCGCCCGCGAGGTCGGCGTCGGCCAGGTCCTCGCGATCACGTTCACCAACAAGGCCGCCGCGGAGATGCGTGAGCGCGTCGCGCAACTGGTCGGTCCGCGGGCCCGCAACATGTGGGTGTCGACCTTCCACTCGACGTGCGTGCGCATCCTGCGTAACCAGGCCTCCCTGCTGCCCGGGCTGAACTCGAACTTCTCGATCTACGACGCCGACGACTCTCGCCGTCTGCTGCTGATGATCGGCAAGGACATGGGCCTGGACACCAAGAAGTTCTCGCCGCGGCTGCTCTCCAACGGGATCTCCAACCTCAAGAACGAGCTGATCGGTCCCGAGCAGGCGGCCGCCGAAGCCTCGGAGGCCGCCGAAGACCTGGCCCGCATCATCGCCGAGGTGTACGCGGAGTACCAGCGCCGGCTGCGTGCGGCCAACGCGCTCGACTTCGACGACCTGATCGGCGAGACCGTCGCGGTGCTGCAGGCCTTCCCGCAGATCGCGCAGTACTACCGGCGCCGGTTCCGGCACATCCTCGTCGACGAGTACCAGGACACCAACCACGCGCAGTACGTGCTGGTGCGCGAGCTCGTCGGGACGGCGGCCTCGCAGGATGACCCAGATGGTGTCGCACCCGCCGAACTGTGCGTCGTCGGTGACGCCGACCAGTCGATCTACGCGTTCCGCGGCGCCACGATCCGCAACATCGAGGATTTCGAACGCGACTACCCCAGCGCGACGACGATCCTGCTCGAGCAGAACTACCGCTCCACGCAGACCATCCTCAACGCGGCCAACGCGGTCATCGCCCGCAATGCCGGCCGGCGGGAGAAGCGGCTGTGGACCGACGCCGGCGAAGGCGAGCTGATCGTCGGCTACGTCGCCGACAACGAACACGACGAGGCCCGGTTCGTCGCCCAAGAGATCGACGCACTCGCCGATGCCCACGGGTCCGACGGCGAGTTCTCGTACAACGACGTCGCGGTGTTCTACCGCACCAACAACTCCTCGCGCGCCCTCGAAGAGGTGTTCATCCGGGCCGGCATCCCGTACAAGGTCGTCGGCGGCGTGCGCTTCTACGAGCGCCGGGAGATCCGCGACATCGTCGCCTATCTGCGGGTGCTCGACAATCCGGGCGACTCGGTCAGCATGCGCCGCATCCTCAACACCCCGCGCCGCGGCATCGGGGATCGCGCCGAGGCGTGCGTGGCGGTGTACGCCGAGAACACCGGGTCGAGTTTCAACGACGCGCTGGTGGCCGCCGCCGAGGGGCGGGTGCCGATGCTCAACACCCGCGCCGAGAAGGCGATCGCCGGCTTCGTCGCGATGCTCGACGAGTTGCGCGGTGGCCTGGACGGGGAACTGGGCGAGCTGGTCGAGTCGGTGCTCGACCGCACCGGCTACCGTGCCGAGCTCGAATCCTCCACCGACCCGCAGGACCTGGCCCGGCTCGACAACCTCAACGAATTGGTCAGCGTCGCTCACGAATTCAGCATCGACCTGGCCAACGCGCGCGCCCTGGCCGAGGACGACGCCGAGCCGCAGGACGAAGACGTCCCCGACACCGGCGTGCTCGCGTCGTTCCTGGAGCGGGTGTCATTGGTGGCCGACGCCGACGACATCCCCGAGCACGGGTCGGGCGTGGTGACGATGATGACGCTGCACACCGCGAAGGGCCTGGAGTTCCCGGTGGTGTTCGTGACCGGCTGGGAGGACGGCATGTTCCCGCACATGCGCGCCCTGGGTGATCCGGTGGAACTGTCCGAGGAACGCCGGCTGGCCTACGTCGGCATCACGCGGGCCCGCCAGCGGCTGTACCTGAGCCGGGCGAAGGTGCGGTCCTCCTGGGGCCAGCCGATGCTCAACCCCGAATCCCGCTTCCTGCGGGAGATTCCGCAGGAGCTGATCCACTGGCGTCGCGTCGAGCAGCCGTCGTCCCCGTTCTCCGCTCCGGTGAGCGGCGCGGGCCGCTTCGGCACCCCACGACCGTCCCCGAGCCGCCCCGCGGCCGGCAAGCGGCCGCTGCTGGTGCTCGAACCCGGCGACCGCGTCACGCACGACAAGTACGGGCTCGGTCGGGTGGAAGAGGTGTCGGGCATGGGGGAGTCGGCGATGTCGCTGATCGACTTCGGCAGTGCCGGGCGGGTCAAGCTCATGCACAACCACGCGCCGGTCAGCAAGCTCTAG
- a CDS encoding M23 family metallopeptidase gives MPQHRSPRSSEALAAPGLTEVTDIIPFDEFGELGDLDDAPSGAFDRDTEVIRAPELDDLLDTDDLEPLRLVPAEFRATRAQTRSTARSSSNRAYRDSHTDLSDGTAQTDIIDMRGRKGLHRKAEVPVKGRLMVAAMAVGATAAGAYTVTNAAQKQPVATVLASDSTTTGGAGVITGSVDGMQVVTVAPAADSSVHAEEITKAAAFAQERADREARLARPQYVMPTRGVWTSGFGYRWGVLHAGIDIANSIGTPIYAAADGVVTDSGPTAGYGAWVKIRHSDGTVTLYGHVNTWLVSVGQRVMAGDQIATIGNRGNSTGPHLHFSVLVNGTDFIDPVPWLAKRGLTPGSYVG, from the coding sequence TTGCCTCAGCATCGTTCGCCTCGATCCTCTGAGGCCCTCGCGGCGCCTGGTCTGACCGAAGTCACCGACATCATCCCGTTCGACGAATTCGGTGAGCTGGGCGATCTGGACGATGCCCCCTCCGGCGCCTTCGACCGTGACACCGAGGTCATCCGCGCCCCTGAGCTCGACGATCTGCTCGACACCGACGACCTCGAGCCGCTCCGACTCGTCCCCGCGGAGTTCCGCGCGACGCGTGCGCAGACCCGCTCCACGGCGCGTTCGTCGTCGAACCGCGCCTACCGGGACAGCCACACCGACCTCAGCGACGGCACGGCGCAGACCGACATCATCGACATGCGTGGCCGTAAAGGTCTGCACCGCAAGGCCGAGGTGCCCGTCAAGGGCCGCCTGATGGTCGCCGCGATGGCCGTCGGCGCCACCGCAGCCGGCGCCTACACCGTCACCAACGCCGCGCAGAAGCAGCCCGTGGCGACCGTGCTCGCGTCGGATTCGACCACGACGGGTGGCGCGGGCGTCATCACCGGCTCCGTGGACGGGATGCAGGTCGTGACCGTCGCGCCCGCCGCGGACTCGTCCGTGCACGCCGAGGAGATCACCAAGGCCGCGGCGTTCGCCCAGGAGCGCGCCGACCGCGAAGCGCGGCTGGCCCGGCCGCAGTACGTGATGCCCACCCGCGGCGTGTGGACCTCCGGGTTCGGTTACCGCTGGGGGGTCCTGCACGCCGGCATCGACATCGCCAACTCGATCGGAACGCCGATCTATGCCGCCGCGGACGGCGTGGTCACCGACTCGGGGCCCACGGCCGGGTACGGCGCCTGGGTCAAGATCCGCCACTCCGACGGCACGGTGACCCTGTACGGCCACGTCAACACCTGGCTGGTCAGCGTCGGTCAGCGCGTCATGGCGGGCGACCAGATCGCCACGATCGGCAACCGCGGCAATTCGACCGGTCCGCACCTGCATTTCTCGGTGCTGGTCAACGGCACCGACTTCATCGACCCGGTGCCGTGGTTGGCCAAGCGGGGGCTGACCCCCGGCAGCTACGTTGGCTGA
- a CDS encoding acyltransferase family protein yields MTAVSAAPIRVGPRRYVGPGQAIPALDGVRAIAVALVLADHGGVPGLPGGFLGVDVFFVLSGFLITSLLLDETARTGRIGLTGFWVRRARRLLPALVVMVLAVVAFRDLFAPESTAALRDEAVATFFWVSNWAFVAQQTDYFSQGAPPSPLQHTWSLGVEEQYYLLWPLLLTAVLAGLAALAYRRGVPVSTRMVRTVVFALAAIGALGSAAAAILAASDDSLNRVYFGTDTRVQALLVGAAAAALLVRDWRGMTAGLVTLRSRWARWLAWLTPVLGLVVLATAAHLATGTAAEFRGGLLIVVALAAVLVIAPVALDQTGPVARMLSMGPLVGLGAISYGVYLWHWPIFLVLNGERTGSDGWKLFALRCAATVAVAAVSWWLIEQPIRDWRPTTVPMLRLAAATAATAAVVTTTVLPAGVPFPKPGPGPLIDSAALVGPEVPVAVTRPARQRAPGDVRVAVFGDSIAWTMMRYLPATPGVEFADFTTIGCGIARGGPYTYVGQDLPQKPECDTWPARWAQRIGHEKPDVVLLIVGRWEVVDRMNEGRWTHIGEPGYDAYLRGELTRALDILGSTGAHIVVTTEPYNRRAEKADGSLYPEDQPARVDAWNTLLRSVVEPRRNVSVLDLNRKLSPNGYYQTKVDGLRVRSDGVHPTPEAVEWMTPWLVDAVTARAAPVAAGPPAAR; encoded by the coding sequence TTGACTGCCGTCAGTGCGGCGCCGATCCGGGTGGGCCCACGCCGCTACGTCGGCCCGGGACAAGCCATTCCGGCGCTCGACGGGGTGCGCGCGATCGCCGTCGCCCTGGTGCTCGCCGATCACGGCGGCGTCCCCGGGCTGCCCGGCGGGTTCCTCGGCGTCGACGTCTTCTTCGTGCTCAGCGGGTTCCTCATCACCTCATTGCTGCTCGACGAAACCGCGCGCACCGGCCGGATCGGGCTCACGGGATTCTGGGTGCGACGGGCGCGCCGCCTGCTGCCCGCCCTCGTCGTGATGGTGCTGGCCGTGGTGGCCTTCCGGGATCTGTTCGCCCCCGAGTCGACGGCGGCCCTGCGCGACGAGGCCGTCGCCACGTTCTTCTGGGTGTCGAACTGGGCCTTCGTCGCCCAGCAGACCGACTACTTCTCCCAGGGCGCGCCGCCGTCACCGCTGCAGCACACGTGGTCGCTCGGCGTCGAGGAGCAGTACTACCTACTGTGGCCGCTGCTGCTCACCGCGGTCTTGGCGGGGCTTGCCGCGCTGGCCTACCGCCGCGGTGTGCCGGTGTCGACCCGGATGGTCCGCACGGTCGTGTTCGCGCTCGCGGCGATCGGCGCGCTGGGTTCGGCGGCCGCGGCGATCCTGGCGGCGTCCGACGACTCGCTCAACAGGGTGTACTTCGGCACCGACACCCGGGTGCAGGCGCTGCTGGTCGGCGCGGCGGCCGCAGCGCTGCTGGTGCGCGACTGGCGCGGCATGACCGCCGGGCTGGTGACGCTGCGCTCCCGGTGGGCGCGCTGGCTGGCGTGGCTGACGCCGGTGCTCGGGCTGGTGGTGCTCGCCACGGCGGCGCATCTGGCGACGGGCACCGCCGCCGAGTTCCGAGGCGGGCTGCTGATCGTCGTGGCGCTGGCCGCCGTCCTGGTGATCGCACCGGTCGCACTCGACCAGACCGGGCCCGTCGCCCGCATGCTGTCGATGGGTCCGCTCGTCGGTCTCGGCGCGATCTCCTACGGCGTGTACCTGTGGCACTGGCCCATCTTCCTGGTGCTCAACGGCGAACGCACCGGCTCCGACGGCTGGAAGCTGTTCGCCCTGCGATGCGCGGCCACCGTCGCCGTCGCGGCGGTGTCGTGGTGGTTGATCGAGCAGCCGATCCGGGACTGGCGGCCGACGACGGTACCGATGCTCCGGCTCGCGGCGGCGACGGCCGCGACGGCCGCGGTGGTGACGACCACGGTGCTGCCCGCCGGCGTGCCGTTCCCCAAGCCCGGTCCCGGTCCGCTGATCGACTCCGCGGCGCTGGTCGGACCGGAGGTTCCCGTCGCGGTGACGCGTCCCGCGCGCCAGCGCGCCCCCGGGGACGTCCGGGTCGCGGTGTTCGGGGACTCGATCGCGTGGACGATGATGCGCTATCTGCCGGCCACCCCGGGCGTGGAGTTCGCCGACTTCACCACCATCGGCTGCGGTATCGCCCGCGGCGGGCCCTACACCTACGTCGGGCAGGACCTGCCGCAGAAGCCGGAGTGCGACACCTGGCCCGCGCGGTGGGCCCAGCGCATCGGTCACGAGAAGCCCGACGTGGTGCTGCTGATCGTCGGGCGCTGGGAAGTGGTCGACCGGATGAACGAGGGCCGGTGGACGCACATCGGAGAGCCGGGCTACGACGCCTACCTACGCGGCGAGCTCACCCGTGCGCTGGACATCCTGGGCTCGACGGGCGCGCACATCGTCGTCACCACCGAGCCGTACAACCGGCGCGCCGAGAAGGCGGACGGCAGCCTCTACCCGGAGGATCAGCCCGCGCGGGTCGACGCGTGGAACACGTTGTTGCGCAGCGTCGTCGAGCCCCGGCGCAACGTCTCGGTGCTCGACCTGAACCGCAAGCTGAGCCCGAACGGCTACTACCAGACCAAGGTCGACGGGCTGCGGGTGCGCAGCGACGGTGTGCATCCGACGCCCGAGGCGGTCGAGTGGATGACGCCGTGGCTGGTCGACGCCGTCACGGCGCGCGCCGCGCCTGTCGCCGCCGGACCGCCCGCCGCCAGATAG
- the sucD gene encoding succinate--CoA ligase subunit alpha, with protein MSIFLNKDSKVIVQGITGGEGTKHTKLMLKAGTQVVGGVNARKAGTTVTHENSDGQQVELPVFGSVAEAMKETGADVSIAFVPPAFSKDAIIEAIDAEIPLLVVITEGIPVQDTAYAWAYNKAKGEKTRIIGPNCPGIITPGESLVGITPNNITGKGPIGLVSKSGTLTYQMMYELRDLGFSTAIGIGGDPVIGTTHIDAIEAFEKDPETKVIVMIGEIGGDAEERAADYIKANVSKPVVGYVAGFTAPEGKTMGHAGAIVSGSSGTAAAKKEALEAAGVKVGKTPSETASLAREIFENL; from the coding sequence ATGTCGATCTTTTTGAACAAGGACAGCAAGGTCATCGTCCAGGGCATCACCGGCGGTGAGGGTACGAAGCACACCAAGCTGATGCTCAAGGCCGGCACCCAGGTCGTCGGCGGTGTCAACGCGCGTAAGGCGGGCACCACCGTCACGCACGAGAACTCGGACGGCCAGCAGGTCGAGCTGCCGGTGTTCGGCAGTGTCGCCGAGGCGATGAAGGAAACCGGCGCCGACGTGTCGATCGCGTTCGTGCCGCCGGCCTTCTCCAAGGACGCGATCATCGAGGCCATCGACGCCGAGATCCCGCTGCTGGTGGTCATCACCGAGGGCATCCCGGTGCAGGACACCGCCTATGCGTGGGCCTATAACAAAGCCAAGGGCGAGAAGACCCGCATCATCGGTCCCAACTGCCCGGGCATCATCACCCCCGGTGAGTCGCTGGTCGGCATCACGCCGAACAACATCACCGGCAAGGGCCCGATCGGCCTGGTGTCGAAGTCGGGCACGCTGACCTACCAGATGATGTACGAGCTGCGCGATCTCGGCTTCTCGACCGCGATCGGCATCGGCGGCGACCCGGTCATCGGTACCACGCACATCGACGCGATCGAGGCGTTCGAGAAGGATCCCGAGACCAAGGTGATCGTGATGATCGGCGAGATCGGCGGCGACGCCGAGGAGCGTGCGGCCGATTACATCAAGGCCAACGTGTCCAAGCCGGTCGTCGGCTACGTCGCGGGATTCACCGCCCCCGAGGGCAAGACGATGGGCCACGCCGGCGCGATCGTGTCCGGATCGTCGGGCACCGCCGCCGCGAAGAAGGAGGCCCTCGAGGCCGCAGGCGTCAAGGTCGGCAAGACGCCGTCCGAGACCGCGTCGCTGGCCCGGGAGATCTTCGAGAACCTATAG
- a CDS encoding NAD-dependent succinate-semialdehyde dehydrogenase — MDSSSVSALLKSVPTGLWIGGEERDGSSTFDVLDPSDDQVITSVADATPDDARAALDAACAVQAEWAGTAPRKRGEILRSVFETITERADDIAALMTLEMGKVVAESKGEVTYGAEFFRWFAEEAVRIDGRYTPSPAGTGRILVTKQAVGPCYAITPWNFPLAMGTRKMGPAFAAGCTMIVKPAQETPLTMLLLAKLMDEAGLPKGVLSILPTSNPGGVTEALINDGRLRKLTFTGSTGVGKALVKQSADKLLRTSMELGGNAPFIVFDDADVDAAVEGAVLAKMRNGGEACTAANRFHVANAVREEFTEKLVKRMSEFTLGKGLDPSSTLGPLINAKQVATVEDLVSDAVSRGATVAVGGVAPGGPGNFYPATVLTDVPADARILKEEVFGPVAPIAGFDTEDEGVAAANDTEYGLAAYVYTQSLDRALRVAEGIESGMVGVNRGVISDAAAPFGGIKESGFGREGGTEGIDEYLDTKYIALTK, encoded by the coding sequence ATGGATTCTTCGTCTGTTTCCGCCTTGTTGAAGTCCGTCCCCACCGGTCTGTGGATCGGCGGCGAGGAGCGGGACGGTTCGTCGACGTTCGACGTGCTCGACCCCAGTGACGACCAGGTGATCACCTCGGTGGCCGATGCCACCCCCGATGACGCGCGCGCCGCGCTCGACGCGGCCTGTGCCGTGCAGGCCGAATGGGCCGGCACCGCACCTCGCAAGCGCGGTGAGATCCTGCGCTCGGTGTTCGAGACCATCACCGAGCGGGCCGACGACATCGCGGCGCTGATGACGCTGGAGATGGGCAAGGTCGTCGCCGAGAGCAAGGGCGAGGTGACCTACGGCGCCGAGTTCTTCCGCTGGTTCGCCGAAGAGGCGGTCCGCATCGACGGCCGGTACACCCCGAGCCCGGCGGGCACCGGCCGCATCCTGGTGACCAAGCAGGCCGTCGGCCCCTGCTACGCGATCACGCCGTGGAACTTCCCGCTGGCGATGGGCACCCGCAAGATGGGCCCGGCGTTCGCCGCCGGCTGCACGATGATCGTCAAGCCCGCCCAGGAGACGCCGCTGACGATGCTGCTGCTGGCCAAGCTGATGGACGAGGCCGGCCTGCCCAAGGGCGTGCTGTCGATCCTGCCGACCAGCAACCCCGGCGGCGTCACCGAGGCGCTGATCAACGACGGCCGGCTGCGCAAGCTGACCTTCACCGGCTCCACGGGGGTGGGCAAGGCCCTGGTCAAGCAGTCGGCCGACAAGCTGCTGCGCACGTCGATGGAGCTCGGCGGCAACGCGCCGTTCATCGTGTTCGACGACGCCGACGTCGACGCGGCGGTCGAGGGCGCGGTGCTGGCCAAGATGCGCAACGGCGGCGAGGCCTGCACCGCGGCCAACCGGTTCCACGTCGCCAACGCCGTGCGCGAGGAGTTCACCGAGAAGCTGGTGAAGCGGATGAGCGAGTTCACCCTCGGTAAGGGCCTCGACCCGTCGTCGACGCTGGGGCCGCTCATCAACGCCAAGCAGGTCGCCACCGTCGAGGACCTGGTCTCCGACGCGGTGTCGCGCGGCGCGACCGTCGCCGTCGGCGGCGTCGCCCCCGGCGGGCCGGGCAACTTCTATCCCGCCACCGTGCTGACCGACGTGCCCGCCGACGCGCGCATCCTCAAAGAGGAGGTGTTCGGTCCGGTCGCGCCGATCGCCGGCTTCGACACCGAGGACGAAGGCGTGGCCGCGGCCAACGACACCGAGTACGGGCTGGCCGCCTACGTCTACACGCAGTCGCTCGACCGGGCGCTGCGGGTCGCCGAGGGCATCGAGTCCGGCATGGTCGGCGTCAACCGCGGCGTGATCTCCGACGCGGCCGCGCCGTTCGGCGGGATCAAGGAATCCGGCTTCGGACGCGAGGGCGGCACCGAGGGGATCGACGAGTACCTCGACACGAAATACATTGCGCTGACGAAGTAG
- the sucC gene encoding ADP-forming succinate--CoA ligase subunit beta: MDLFEYQAKELFAKHNVPTTPGRVTDSAEDAKAIAEAIGKPVMVKAQVKVGGRGKAGGVKYAATPDDAFTHAQNILGLDIKGHVVKKLLVAEASDIAEEYYISFLLDRANRTYLAMCSVEGGMEIEEVAATKPERLARIAVDATKGVDEAFAREIAEKGHLPAEVLDAAAVTIAKLWEVFVGEDATLVEVNPLVRTPDDQILALDGKVTLDANADFRHPEHAEFEDKDATDPLELKAKENDLNYVKLDGQVGIIGNGAGLVMSTLDVVAYAGEKHGGVKPANFLDIGGGASAEVMANGLDVILNDSQVKSVFVNVFGGITACDAVANGIVKALQILGDEANKPLVVRLDGNNVDEGRRILAEANHPLVIQADTMDSGADKAAELANK, encoded by the coding sequence ATGGATCTCTTCGAGTACCAGGCGAAAGAACTGTTCGCCAAGCACAACGTCCCCACCACCCCCGGGCGGGTCACCGACTCCGCGGAGGACGCCAAGGCCATCGCCGAGGCGATCGGCAAGCCGGTCATGGTGAAAGCCCAGGTCAAGGTCGGCGGCCGCGGTAAGGCCGGCGGCGTGAAGTACGCCGCGACGCCCGACGACGCCTTCACCCACGCGCAGAACATCCTCGGTCTCGACATCAAGGGACACGTCGTGAAGAAGTTGCTGGTGGCCGAGGCCAGTGACATCGCCGAGGAGTACTACATCTCCTTCCTGCTCGACCGTGCCAACCGCACGTACCTCGCGATGTGCTCCGTCGAGGGCGGCATGGAGATCGAAGAGGTCGCCGCCACCAAGCCCGAGCGGCTGGCCCGCATCGCCGTCGACGCGACCAAGGGCGTCGACGAGGCCTTCGCCCGCGAGATCGCCGAGAAGGGGCACCTGCCCGCCGAGGTGCTCGACGCGGCCGCGGTGACGATCGCCAAGCTGTGGGAGGTGTTCGTCGGAGAGGACGCCACGCTGGTCGAGGTGAACCCGCTGGTGCGCACGCCGGACGATCAGATCCTGGCGCTCGACGGCAAGGTCACCCTGGACGCCAACGCCGACTTCCGCCATCCCGAGCACGCGGAGTTCGAGGACAAGGACGCGACCGACCCGCTGGAGCTCAAGGCGAAAGAGAACGACCTCAACTACGTCAAGCTCGACGGTCAGGTCGGCATCATCGGCAACGGCGCGGGTCTGGTGATGTCGACCCTCGACGTGGTCGCTTACGCGGGGGAGAAGCACGGCGGCGTCAAGCCCGCCAACTTCCTCGACATCGGCGGCGGTGCGTCGGCCGAGGTGATGGCCAACGGCCTCGACGTGATTCTGAACGACAGCCAGGTCAAGAGCGTGTTCGTCAACGTGTTCGGCGGCATCACCGCCTGCGATGCGGTCGCCAACGGCATCGTCAAGGCGCTGCAGATCCTGGGCGACGAGGCCAACAAGCCGCTCGTCGTGCGGCTCGACGGCAACAACGTCGACGAAGGCCGGCGCATTCTCGCCGAGGCCAACCATCCGCTGGTCATCCAGGCGGACACCATGGACTCCGGTGCCGACAAGGCCGCCGAACTGGCGAACAAGTAA
- a CDS encoding acetyl-CoA acetyltransferase gives MPVDPRTPVLVGVGQFTERIDDPDYRGMSAVELATEAARAALDDTGADVAALAAAVDTVFGLRQFEISGPMPAALGKSTNYPRSVMKRLGGDPARVVLEPVGGQGPQKLVTEAGEAILAGEADIVMIMGSEPGSTAKYFADRDDKPDFTETIEGQLEDRGHQIFNYIDEYTVQHGLTGAPVQYGLLDNARRARLGLGVADYRHTMAELFAPMSKVAAKNPFSSSPVERSVEEIETVTDENRMICDPYPRYLVARDTVNQGAALVLMSVEAARRHGVPQEKWVFVHGHSDLVEQPLLSRVDLGASPAAVHAAHEALRVAGIGVDDVATFDLYSCFPFPVFVICEALGLTGDDPRGLTLTGGLPYFGGPGNSYSVHGIAETVAQMRDQPGRFGFVGANGGIMSKYSVGIYSTEPVAWRSSRSAELTAQVAELPTVPVVKQPAGTGVVETYSVRYDWPVRTGIIVGRLEADGSRFMATTEDRDLVSLMSEGDPLGAKIVVQATDNGNRAILR, from the coding sequence ATGCCGGTTGATCCGCGAACGCCGGTCCTCGTCGGTGTCGGCCAGTTCACCGAACGGATCGACGACCCCGACTACCGCGGCATGTCGGCCGTCGAGCTCGCGACCGAAGCGGCGCGGGCGGCGCTCGACGACACGGGCGCCGACGTCGCTGCGTTGGCGGCGGCGGTCGACACGGTGTTCGGGTTGCGACAGTTCGAGATCTCCGGGCCGATGCCCGCGGCGCTGGGCAAGTCGACCAACTACCCGCGCTCGGTGATGAAGCGCCTCGGCGGCGATCCCGCTCGCGTGGTGCTCGAGCCCGTGGGCGGACAGGGCCCGCAGAAGCTGGTCACCGAGGCCGGCGAGGCGATCCTCGCGGGCGAGGCCGACATCGTGATGATCATGGGTTCCGAGCCGGGGTCGACCGCCAAGTACTTCGCCGACCGCGACGACAAGCCCGACTTCACCGAGACCATCGAGGGTCAGCTCGAGGATCGCGGACACCAGATCTTCAACTACATCGACGAGTACACCGTCCAGCACGGACTGACCGGCGCCCCCGTGCAGTACGGCCTGCTCGACAACGCGCGCCGCGCGCGACTCGGCCTCGGCGTCGCCGACTACCGGCACACGATGGCGGAGCTGTTCGCGCCGATGTCGAAAGTCGCTGCGAAGAACCCGTTCTCGTCATCCCCGGTGGAGCGGTCGGTCGAGGAGATCGAGACCGTCACCGACGAGAACCGGATGATCTGCGACCCCTACCCCCGGTATCTGGTCGCCCGCGACACCGTGAATCAGGGCGCGGCACTCGTGCTGATGTCGGTCGAGGCGGCGCGCAGGCACGGTGTGCCGCAGGAGAAGTGGGTGTTCGTCCACGGCCATTCCGACCTCGTCGAGCAGCCGCTGCTCAGCCGGGTCGATCTCGGTGCCAGCCCGGCCGCCGTGCATGCGGCCCACGAGGCGTTGCGGGTGGCCGGCATCGGCGTCGACGACGTGGCGACGTTCGACCTCTACAGCTGTTTCCCGTTCCCGGTGTTCGTGATCTGCGAGGCGCTCGGACTCACCGGTGACGATCCGCGCGGGCTGACGCTGACCGGGGGCCTGCCGTACTTCGGCGGGCCCGGCAACAGCTATTCGGTGCACGGCATCGCCGAGACCGTCGCCCAGATGCGCGACCAGCCGGGCCGATTCGGCTTCGTCGGCGCCAATGGCGGCATCATGAGCAAGTACTCGGTCGGCATCTACTCGACCGAACCCGTCGCGTGGCGGTCGTCGCGCAGCGCGGAGTTGACGGCGCAGGTGGCCGAGTTGCCGACGGTGCCGGTGGTGAAGCAGCCCGCCGGAACGGGCGTCGTCGAGACGTATTCGGTGCGGTACGACTGGCCGGTGCGCACCGGCATCATCGTCGGCCGGCTCGAGGCCGACGGCTCCCGGTTCATGGCGACCACCGAGGACCGCGATCTCGTTTCGCTGATGTCCGAGGGGGATCCGCTCGGCGCGAAAATCGTTGTGCAGGCTACCGATAACGGTAACCGGGCGATCCTGCGCTAG
- a CDS encoding chorismate mutase, translated as MRPDPSHNENPENDDMTTDTAQTPDIDELRQEIDRLDATILEAVQRRTEVSQMIGKARMASGGTRLVHSREMKVIERYSVLGPEGKNLAMLLLRLGRGRLGH; from the coding sequence ATGAGACCAGACCCGTCACACAACGAGAATCCGGAGAACGACGACATGACAACCGACACCGCGCAGACACCTGACATCGACGAGCTGCGTCAGGAGATCGACCGGCTCGACGCGACCATCCTCGAGGCCGTCCAGCGGCGCACCGAGGTCTCGCAGATGATCGGCAAGGCCCGGATGGCCTCCGGCGGCACCCGCCTGGTGCACAGCCGGGAGATGAAGGTCATCGAGCGCTACAGCGTGCTCGGCCCCGAGGGCAAGAACCTCGCGATGCTGCTGCTGCGGCTGGGCCGCGGCCGCCTCGGCCACTGA